In Flavobacteriales bacterium, a single genomic region encodes these proteins:
- a CDS encoding asparaginase, with the protein MQEKQKVLLIYTGGTIGMRKNPETGSLMPVNFEGMQNSIPELGQLEISYDVISTKESKDSSDMTADDWVEMATVIHEHYSSYCGFVILHGSDTLAFTASALSFMFENLDKPIILTGSQLPMGVPRTDARENLITSLEIASSYENGLAMIPEVAVYFEYKLYRGNRVSKLDAERFDAFGSYNYPPLAEAGVNMMWKRDLIHHPLTFQTIKLNTALEKNIISIKLFPGIDAQFYQNLILDEKIKGIVIETFGAGNIGNKPEWTALLKKAINQGKVIVNISQCLGGSVEQGKYEASRELQKIGVISGGEMSYEATICKLMHVLAQPISHERKKEIILKNIRGER; encoded by the coding sequence ATGCAGGAAAAGCAAAAAGTATTATTGATATATACTGGAGGAACCATTGGGATGAGAAAAAATCCTGAAACAGGAAGTCTGATGCCCGTGAATTTTGAGGGTATGCAAAACTCAATTCCAGAACTCGGTCAGTTAGAAATATCTTATGATGTAATCTCCACAAAAGAAAGTAAGGACTCATCGGATATGACAGCTGATGATTGGGTAGAAATGGCAACAGTTATCCATGAACACTATTCAAGCTATTGTGGCTTTGTGATTCTACATGGGTCAGATACATTGGCATTTACGGCTTCGGCATTGAGTTTTATGTTCGAAAATTTAGACAAACCAATAATCCTAACGGGTTCACAATTGCCTATGGGAGTTCCTAGAACAGATGCCAGGGAGAACTTAATTACTTCTTTAGAAATAGCTTCTTCTTATGAAAACGGTTTGGCTATGATTCCCGAAGTAGCGGTATATTTTGAATACAAATTATATAGAGGAAATAGAGTCTCTAAGCTAGACGCAGAACGCTTTGATGCCTTTGGTTCTTATAATTATCCACCATTGGCAGAAGCAGGAGTTAATATGATGTGGAAAAGAGACTTGATACATCATCCTTTAACTTTTCAAACAATAAAACTCAATACGGCATTAGAAAAAAATATCATTAGCATAAAACTATTTCCAGGAATAGACGCCCAATTTTATCAGAATTTAATTCTTGATGAAAAAATTAAGGGAATCGTTATAGAAACCTTTGGGGCAGGAAATATTGGGAATAAACCAGAATGGACGGCTTTGCTTAAAAAAGCGATAAATCAAGGTAAAGTTATTGTTAATATTAGCCAATGCTTAGGAGGTTCTGTGGAGCAAGGAAAATATGAAGCCAGTAGAGAATTACAAAAAATAGGTGTTATTTCAGGTGGCGAAATGTCTTATGAAGCAACCATTTGTAAGCTCATGCACGTACTGGCACAACCCATTTCTCATGAAAGAAAAAAGGAAATAATTCTAAAAAATATTCGAGGAGAACGCTAA